In the Cryptococcus neoformans var. neoformans JEC21 chromosome 1, complete sequence genome, one interval contains:
- a CDS encoding protein monoubiquitination-related protein, putative, giving the protein MPDIKLKNQPFDVAFHPKEPVVFSSLLTGQVCAWSYDDATGETSSSWSVRPSKRTARALSIEENGDEIWMGGKSGSLFQLSTRDGSMTRERDSAHECPINRVYCVNRNLVATGDDDGVIKLWDPRQADSIRTYSQHFDYISDFTYFDDKRQLVATSGDGHLSVIDIRSNKSTPLTVSEDQEDELLSIVPIKGGQKAIVGSGLGILSVWNRQMGWADSVDRIPGHPASIDAIVALTPDIIATGSEDGMIRVIQVLPHKFLGVVATHEEFPVERIRLDRNNKWLGSVSHDECLKLTDVEDLFEDSDEDDEMEEDEPDSDEEKSKKKKKDNGMKDMSRGQAENDGSFFADL; this is encoded by the exons ATGCCGGacatcaagctcaaaaaCCAG CCCTTCGACGTTGCTTTCCATCCCAAGGAACCGGTCgttttctcctctcttcttaCGGGACAAGTTTGCGCATGGAGCTACGATGACGCTACGGGAGAAACCTCGTCCTCGTGGAGTGTAAGGCCATCCAAAAGAACTGCTAGGGCGTTGTCAATAGAAGAAAACGGAGACGAAATTTGGATGGGCGGTAAAAGCGGAAGTCTTTT CCAGCTTTCAACTCGCGATGGATCTATgacaagagaaagggataGTGCTCATGA GTGTCCTATCAATCGAGTGTACTGTGTCAACCGTAACCTCGTTGCGACtggcgacgacgatggcGTGATTAAA CTATGGGATCCTAGGCAAGCAGACTCTATCCGGACGTATTCCCAGCACTTTGATTACATTTCCGACTTTACATATTTTGATGACAAAAGGCAGCTAGTTGCTACATC GGGTGACGGTCACTTATCAGTGATTGATATTCGCTCAAACAAGTCTACGCCTTTGACAGTGTCTGAAGATCAAGAGGATGAGCTCTTGTCAATCGTCCCTATAAAAGGGGGTCAGAAAGCGATTGTAGGGTCCGGCTTGGGTATTCTGTCCGTTTGGAACCGTCAGATGGGCTGGGCCGACT CTGTCGATCGAATACCTGGACACCCCGCTTCGATTGATGCTATAGTTGCTCTTACACCTGATATTATCGCCACAGGGTCCGAGGACGGTATGATCCGAGTGATACAAGTGTTACCTCATAAATTTT TGGGTGTGGTCGCTACTCATGAGGAGTTTCCAGTCGAGCGTATCCGACTAGACCGCAATAATAAGTGGCTTGGCAGTGTCAGTCACGATGAATGTTTGAAACTCACGGATGTGGAAGACCTGTTCGAAGACAGtgacgaggacgatgagatggaagaagatgaaccaGATTcggacgaggagaagagcaaaaagaagaagaaagataaTGGGATGAAGGATATGAGTCGAGGTCAAGCGGAGAATGACGGCAGTTTCTTTGCAGACttatga
- a CDS encoding 1-phosphatidylinositol-4-phosphate 5-kinase, putative gives MSTASLPDTQRSLPHPPPDPAAPQLTAHWTRHDEGDGEVDVLRIKSSSPRINPFHLLSHPDSLSSLPPLPPSLQTIAAGPGNSDTRQPPVHITKVSANEVELKSHSPEPSNYRNIIGKVSGVFKRNSHNSDADFAPSPVIMQGPPPSPPLSEGGLDESVIMSDNTDETPVYHSAAAPVSENGPTIATGFTSEPSEMSPTVLAPPIPFSTRRVSSSSTSSRAGSLTLVRSGRLAPQRDGESPGKGKDLPLLPHESDPNLERRDSAGSLLAPTPQLYRRSTVGSSNFPSAPRSPLTNAHTAFTSPSSTPPPSGPPSAKGDLLDSAILAQEEHIRRERIERLERRQKKASTTSDSDPEPKIEEKPKEKPREKEKEETKVLVGNLIGEDHVNYVLMYNMLTGIRIGVSRCQAKIKRPISDDDYTARHKFSFDIVGNELTPSAKYDFKFKDYAPWVFRELRDEHFHLDPADYLLSLTAKYILSELGSPGKSGSFFYFSRDYRFIIKTIAHSEHKFLRSILKDYHQHVKENPHTLLSRFYGLHRVKLPRGPKIHFVIMNNLFPPHRDIHETYDLKGSSFGREYPEERAAQNPRATLKDKNWVNRGRTLEFGPEKRALLTEQLRRDMEFLKRIKVMDYSLLVGIHNMERGNRDNLRKNQLSVFHPEVTTTKRKPSTKQGPSEASNVRKVVRRSDPKSLDVTSQLPSEDSADRRHFIFYQDEGGFRATNEANQPLDTIYYLGVIDICTPYSSLKKIEHFWKSMTEDRHTISCVDPVFYGQRFYNFLRSVMRGGDKSLRPVGLEQVEPSEKPEVGQDMDNSEMPIGGASDTQDTTVQDGPQPSIVGHLKTD, from the exons ATGTCGACCGCTTCTCTCCCGGACACCCAGCGCTCTCTCCCCCACCCTCCCCCGGACCCTGCCGCCCCCCAGCTCACAGCCCACTGGACGCGCCACGACGAGGGCGACGGCGAGGTCGACGTGCTCAGAATAA AATCATCCTCGCCCCGCATAAaccccttccatctcctctcccacccaGACTCCCTTTCGTCCctgcctcctctcccacccaGTCTGCAGACCATTGCGGCCGGCCCCGGCAATTCAGATACCCGCCAGCCGCCCGTGCACATCACCAAGGTCTCCGCCAACGAAGTCGAGCTCAAGTCTCATTCACCGGAGCCGTCAAATTACAGGAATATCATAGGCAAGGTCAGCGGGGTTTTCAAAAGGAATTCACACAATTCGGACGCGGATTTCGCTCCGTCACCTGTGATCATGCAAGGCCCTCCGCCCAGCCCGCCCTTGAGTGAAGGAGGGCTGGACGAATCGGTTATCATGTCCGACAATACAGACGAGACCCCCGTTTACCATTCAGCAGCCGCGCCTGTCTCAGAAAACGGGCCCACTATCGCTACTGGTTTCACATCGGAACCGTCAGAAATGTCCCCGACGGTGCTTGCTCCACCAATACCATTTTCTACACGACGAGTATCCAGCAGTTCCACGTCCAGCCGAGCCGGCTCCTTGACGCTGGTCAGAAGCGGTCGACTTGCTCCCCAGCGTGATGGCGAATCACCTGGTAAAGGTAAAGATCTCCCTTTATTACCGCACGAATCCGATCCCAATCTCGAGCGACGCGATAGCGCCGGCAGTCTTCTCGCGCCCACTCCGCAACTGTACCGCCGAAGTACTGTCGGTTCCTCAAATTTTCCTTCAGCACCTCGTTCACCCTTAACCAATGCTCACACTGCGTTCACAtcgccatcttcaacaCCGCCCCCCTCTGGCCCTCCGAGTGCCAAGGGCGACCTTTTAGATTCTGCAATTTTAGCTCAGGAGGAGCATATtcgaagagaaagaataGAGAGACTGGAACGCAGGCAAAAAAAGGCGAGCACAACAAGTGATTCAGACCCTGAACCAAAAATTGAGGAAAAGCCAAAAGAAAAGCccagagagaaggagaaagaagaaaccaAGGTTCTGGTTGGGAATTTGATTGGCGAAGATCATGTGAACTACGTATTGATGTACAATATGCTCACCGGTATTCGGATAGGA GTATCGCGTTGCCAAGCTAAAATAAAGCGTCCAATCTCAGACGACGATTACACTGCTCGACATAAATTTTCTTTCGATAT TGTTGGTAATGAACTTACACCATCCGCAAAGTACGACTTCAAGTTCAAGGATTATGCCCCATGGGTATTTCGAGAACTTCGAGACGAACATTTCCACCTTGACCCGGCAGACTATCTACTCTCGTTGACCGCAAAATACATCTTATCCGAATTAGGCTCTCCTGGAAAGTCTGGATCGTTTTTCTACTTTTCTCGAGACTATCGTTTCATCATCAAAACAATAGCACATTCCGAACACAAATTTCTTCGATCCATACTTAAAGACTATCACCAACATGTCAAGGAAAATCCACATACCCTTCTTTCAAGATTCTACGGTCTTCACCGTGTAAAGCTCCCCCGTGGCCCTAAAATCCACTTTGTGATCATGAACAACCTCTTTCCACCTCACCGCGACATTCACGAAACCTATGACCTCAAGGGATCTTCCTTTGGTAGGGAATATCCAGAGGAAAGGGCGGCACAAAATCCTCGGGCGACGCTGAAAGATAAAAACTGGGTTAACCGAGGGCGAACGTTGGAGTTTGGACCCGAGAAGCGGGCTTTATTGACAGAGCAGTTGAGGAGAGATATGGAGTTCTTGAAAAGGATCAAAGTCATGGATTATTCACTCCTTGTTGGTATACATAACATGGAGAGGGGCAATCGTGATAACCTCCGCAAGAACCAGTTGTCCGTTTTTCAT CCCGAGGTTACCACTACCAAGCGCAAGCCTTCAACCAAGCAAGGTCCTTCAGAAGCATCCAACGTGCGGAAAGTTGTTAGACGATCCGACCCCAAGAGCCTCGATGTCACGTCTCAGCTTCCATCTGAGGATTCGGCAGATCGTAGACATTTCATCTTTTACCAAGACGAAGGCGGATTCCGCGCCACCAACGAGGCAAATCAGCCTTTGGACACAATCTATTACCTTGGTGTGATTGATATCTGCACTCCATATAGCTCATTaaagaagattgagcaTTTTTGGAAGAGCATGACTGAGGACAGA CATACAATCTCTTGTGTCGATCCCGTTTTCTATGGTCAACGATTCTACAATTTCCTCAGATCGGTAATGAGGGGTGGAGACAAGTCTCTCCGCCCTGTTGGCCTGGAACAAGTCGAGCCCAGCGAGAAACCCGAGGTGGGGCAGGATATGGACAATAGCGAGATGCCTATAGGAGGGGCAAGTGATACCCAGGATACCACTGTACAGGACGGGCCACAGCCTAGCATTGTTGGACACTTGAAGACAGATTAG
- a CDS encoding eukaryotic initiation factor 4F subunit P130, putative, with amino-acid sequence MPPQPAPARQNGVPQQPIPRPPVPQQGIPAHFPVPNQPPAQYPIMAYPPQSGFYAGYNPYEQQQNFGMPPQWAPQHHPQNQFPGGYSARPVSPPSGTAPFQPAQQSFIHNSPFPGGSGPNGPQTPLRPSGPALNGHQQTSSNASQTSAPSTPNFSLSGASATFTPRRSAAIKISRPDGTEFDLKKEALKVSSTTVSPAPTSPASTPHTPATPNSELKNVKVDTPKKPVFGLPVTVKIERPEEKAARLLEEAKREKIRAQEEKEENERKERLEKKAKEEEEKKAKDAAEKAEQANSAGEPTNTEVNGSVEEVISGAPSSVSSPALGAGLPPKPVSVVNGANALPATLNLASASPPVVSEPSSASVSALSSARPIEDIHAISYPGSLKSPNPQLNVSAEPRKFRYDREFLMQFMNICKDKPESLPPLEEIGLEADGGSGFGSRGSRGGRSSQGPSSRTGSTGLGIGGVNRATMGSFSMGQFGSGSGSGSLRNSTSEQRYRASLPGRSSSQGGPGGLPSLSGLPSMGLSSSRGGESRGSQRGSKRVPQSSQPSTPAAAPIPISENAWTRKRLGGDSEGTPAYIERKVKALLNKLTEEMFDPISKQILEWANKSANETDGLTLKLVIKLIFEKATDEAHWSSMYAKLCRLLHDEISNDVSDTIDGQVISGRSLFRRYLLGRCQVDFEAGWKAREDTAVAAAAKKDEDEAKQEKAKAEDGGEEKEADLMSDEYYAAQKAKRRGLGLIQLIGELFKREIVANRVISQCLLKLLSNVNDPDEEDIESACKLLATVGAAYDRAARENLNKAFDVLNQMMKIESLPSRIKFMIMDLNDLRREGWKSRKNQSGVMTIAEIHEQNAKEKTAAAAAARESLSRGGSRSGNRRDGTQPGEWQSVSSNPRSISRPTDFSNIGRNISSSSVTPSFGPSSVFANRKGKAATASNAPSPTSRPSSANMFSALHEAQESESPAERRTSTDEGEAPQRKKLNLAPRTKPLASEDDAREEGEEARSEEEAAGPELSEGDIKSKIDLDMKELWGDKDQGGSRNPADVAEYFSSLPESRRPLLAARLLDDLFRISKLKDAEVVAKGWKVSLEQQAVSSEVLKQALEARMPTLDDEAIDFPNAYDAVALLTRSLSLSDDDVSALGDKIEVDGTPRVTPKQKLEKALAKLNEQA; translated from the exons ATGCCCCCCCAGCCCGCCCCCGCCAGGCAGAACGGCGTCCCCCAACAGCCCATCCCCCGCCCTCCGGTTCCCCAGCAAGGCATCCCAGCCCACTTCCCCGTCCCCAACCAACCCCCAGCTCAGTATCCCATCATGGCCTATCCTCCCCAATCAGGATTCTAC GCCGGATACAACCCTTATGAGCAACAGCAGAACTTTGGGATGCCCCCCCAATGGGCTCCCCAGCACCACCCTCAAAACCAGTTTCCGGGCGGCTACAGTGCTCGGCCTGTCTCCCCGCCCTCTGGAACAGCTCCTTTCCAGCCCGCGCAGCaatccttcatccacaactctcccttccccgGCGGCAGTGGGCCTAACGGTCCTCAGACACCCCTTCGGCCTTCCGGTCCTGCCTTGAACGGTCACCAGCAAACTTCTTCAAACGCATCTCAAACATCTGCTCCTTCCACCCCCaacttctctctctctgGTGCCAGTGCTACTTTTACTCCTCGACGATCTGCCGCAATCAAAATTTCAAGACCCGACGGCACGGAGTTCGACCTCAAAAAGGAGGCCTTGAAGGTTTCGTCGACAACTGTGTCCCCTGCACCTACATCTCCCGCCTCTACTCCTCATACTCCTGCGACGCCCAATTCTGAATTGAAAAATGTCAAGGTAGACACTCCCAAGAAGCCTGTGTTTGGATTACCTGTGACAGTCAAGATTGAGAGGCCAGAGGAGAAAGCTGCCAGGCTACTAGAGGAAgcgaagagagaaaagatcAGGGCccaagaggaaaaggaagaaaatgagaggaaggagagactcgaaaagaaggccaaggaagaggaagagaagaaggccaaggacgCTGCTGAAAAG GCTGAACAGGCAAATTCCGCCGGCGAGCCCACCAACACAGAAGTCAACGGATCTGTCGAAGAGGTCATCTCCGGCGCTCCTTCCTCAGTGTCTTCTCCTGCCCTTGGCGCTGGCCTTCCTCCTAAGCCTGTGTCTGTTGTCAACGGCGCAAACGCTCTTCCAGCCACCCTCAACCTcgcttctgcttctcctcctGTAGTCAGCGAGCCCTCTAGTGCTTCTGTCTCTGCTCTCAGCTCTGCTCGCCCTATTGAGGACATCCACGCCATCAGTTACCCTGGTTCACTGAAGTCTCCAAACCCCCAGCTTAATGTGTCTGCAGAGCCTCGCAAGTTCCGATACGACCGCGAGTTTTTGATGCAGTTCATGAATATCTGTAAGGACAAGCCCGAGagtcttcctcctcttgaGGAGATTGGCCTCGAGGCAGACGGCGGTAGTGGGTTCGGTAGCCGTGGTTCCCGCGGGGGCCGATCCTCTCAGGGACCCTCAAGCCGTACTGGCTCTACAGGTCTTGGTATCGGCGGTGTCAATAGGGCAACAATGGGTTCTTTCAGCATGGGCCAATTTGGTTCTGGTTCTGGTTCTGGTTCTCTACGCAACTCGACTAGTGAACAGCGCTACCGTGCCAGTCTCCCAGGGCGCTCATCGAGCCAAGGTGGTCCCGGCGGTCTCCCTTCGTTATCCGGTCTTCCTTCGATGGGTCTTTCGAGTTCTCGAGGTGGCGAGAGCCGAGGAAGTCAACGCGGTTCCAAGCGTGTTCCCCAATCTTCCCAACCTTCAACTCCCGCCGCTGCTCCGATTCCCATCTCTGAAAATGCCTGGACCCGAAAACGACTTGGTGGTGACTCCGAGGGAACTCCCGCTTACATTGAGCGAAAGGTCAAGGCTTTGCTCAACAAGCTTACTGAGGAAATGTTCGATCCTATTTCCAAGCAGATTCTTGAATGGGCGAACAAATCGGCGAACGAGACTGATGGTTTAACTCTCAAGCTCGTCATCAAGCTTATCTTTGAAAAAGCTACCGATGAGGCGCACTGGTCTTCTATGTACGCAAAGCTCTGTCGATTGTTGCACGACGAGATCAGTAACGATGTTTCCGACACCATCGATGGCCAAGTAATTTCTGGTCGATCCCTTTTCCGACGATATCTTCTCGGTCGATGCCAGGTAGATTTTGAAGCGGGGTGGAAGGCTCGTGAAGACACTGCAGTGGCAGCAGCggcaaagaaggatgaggatgaagcgaagcaagagaaggcTAAGGcggaggatggtggtgaggagaaggaggctgaCTTAATGAGCGATGAGTACTACGCGGCTCAGAAAGCTAAGCGACGAGGTCTCGGTTTAATTCAACTGATTGGTGAACTCTTCAAGAGAGAGATTGTTGCCAATCGAGTCATCAGCCAATGTCTATTGAAACTTCTCAGCAATGTCAATGATCCcgacgaggaggacatcGAGTCTGCTTGCAAGCTTCTCGCGACCGTCGGTGCCGCATATGATCGAGCGGCCCGTGAGAATCTCAACAAGGCCTTTGACGTGCTTAatcagatgatgaagattgaGTCGCTTCCATCCCGTATTAAATTCATGATTATG GATCTTAACGATCTTaggagggagggatggaAATCTCGAAAGAACCAGAGCGGCGTGATGACTATTGCAGAGATTCACGAACAGAACGCAAAGGAGAAaaccgccgccgccgctgctgctcgaGAATCTCTCTCTCGAGGTGGTTCTCGTTCCGGAAATAGGCGCGACGGTACCCAACCCGGAGAATGGCAATCCGTCTCATCTAATCCCCGGTCTATCAGCCGCCCCACCGACTTTTCAAATATTGGTCGAAACATCAGTTCAAGCAGTGTCACGCCGTCATTCGGTCCTTCAAGCGTTTTCGCGAACCGCAAGGGCAAAGCCGCCACGGCTAGCAATGCTCCTTCACCGACATCCCGCCCCTCCTCAGCTAACATGTTTAGCGCTCTCCACGAGGCCCAGGAGTCAGAGTCTCCCGCCGAAAGGCGTACTAGTACCGACGAAGGGGAGGCCCCCCAGAGAAAGAAGCTCAACCTTGCACCTCGAACAAAGCCTTTGGCATCCGAGGATGACGCtagggaggaaggagaggaggctCGGtctgaggaggaagctgcCGGTCCTGAGTTGTCCGAAGGCGATATCAAATCAAAGATTGACCTTGACATGAAGGAGTTATGGGGTGACAAAGACCAGGGAGGCTCAAGAAACCCGGCAGATGTGGCAGAGTACTTTAGCTCTTTACCCGAATCACGTCGACCCTTATTGGCCGCCAGGCTGTTGGATGACTTATTTAGGATTTCGAAACTCAAGGATGCCGAGGTGGTTGCAAAGGGTTGGAAGGTTTCTTTGGAACAGCAGGCTGTTTCTTCTGAAGTTCTTAAGCAGGC TTTGGAAGCTCGTATGCCTACTTTGGATGACGAAGCAATCGACTTCCCCAATGCCTACGACGCTGTTGCCCTACTCACTCGATCTCTTTCACTCTCTGATGACGACGTCAGTGCTTTGGGAGACAAGATCGAAGTTGATGGTACTCCCCGAGTTACCCCCAAACAAAAACTTGAGAAGGCTCTCGCCAAACTCAATGAGCAAGCATGA
- a CDS encoding mitochondrion protein, putative, producing the protein MAAPRIAHLAHKSVLELSGPDAQKFLKGLSCKDVEYLAGGYSGFLNASGRVLHTAFVFPRSKNSYLITHESPEDHPAPLTSLLPPFKLRSKVRIKDVTSQWDAWSAWGSDLQGGPSPIRTWKMGSGGASESHWDWEGGVRDLGLRDDEVGCWDLRAGWPHMGRQLLIPKGEKPSLATSHDLGNMDDYELHRMLLGVPEGPTEILPGHALPLESCMDIHGGVDFRKGCFLGQELTVRTYHTGATRKRILPVRLIPLDQTSSSSISDLLSSSPQQSLDEVSTPLDITYHPPSSSATRKPRSAGKILSLHNAVGLALVRLEMAERCWWSGDILRSSVSQWLDSGAGRLTTQVNGKEWGVYVGQGEAYAAALEHMSSSS; encoded by the exons ATGGCCGCCCCGCGCATAGCACACCTCGCCCACAAGTCCGTCCTCGAGCTGTCGGGGCCCGACGCCCAAAAGTTCCTCAAGGGACTCAGCTGCAAAGACGTCGAGTACCTCGCAGGTGGCTACAGCGGCTTCCTCAACGCTTCCGGCAGAGTACTTCACACTGCATTCGTCTTTCCCCGCTCAAAAAACTCGTATCTCATCACTCACGAGTCTCCAGAAGACCACCCAGCACCACTTAcgtccctccttcctcccttcaAGCTCAGGTCCAAAGTAAGGATAAAAGATGTGACAAGTCAGTGGGATGCTTGGTCAGCATGGGGGTCAGACTTGCAAGGCGGGCCAAGTCCGATAAGGACCTGGAAGATGGGAAGTGGGGGCGCCTCTGAAAGCCACTGGGATTGGGAGGGCGGCGTCCGTGATCTCGGGCTgcgagatgatgaggtCGGTTGCTGGGATCTCCGAGCGGGGTGGCCTCATATGGGGAGGCAGCTGTTGATCCcaaagggagagaagc CGTCGCTGGCGACATCGCATGATCTCGGAAACATGGATGATTACGAGTTGCATCGAATGCTGCTGGGCGTACCCGAGGGTCCCACAGAAATATTGCCAGGTCATGCCTTACCTTTAGAAAGCTGTATGGATATTCACGGCGGAG TTGATTTCCGCAAGGGTTGTTTTTTGGGCCAAGAACTGACTGTCCGAACGTATCATACGGGCGCGACACGTAAACGTATCTTACCAGTTCGACTGATTCCTCTGGACCAAACCAGTTCCAGTTCCATTTCCGacctcctttcttcttctccccagcAATCTTTGGATGAAGTCAGCACCCCTCTCGATATAACATACcatccgccttcttcttccgccacGCGCAAACCTCGTTCTGCTGGCAAAATACTGTCACTACATAACGCCGTGGGCTTAGCTCTGGTGCGGCTCGAAATGGCAGAACGATGTTGGTGGTCGGGTGATATTTTACGATCATCCGTTAGTCAATGGTTAGATAGCGGCGCTGGCAGATTGACGACGCAAGTGAACGGCAAGGAATGGGGAGTGTACGtgggacaaggagaagcaTACGCAGCTGCGCTAGAACAcatgtcatcatcatcataa